Proteins encoded within one genomic window of Glycine soja cultivar W05 chromosome 1, ASM419377v2, whole genome shotgun sequence:
- the LOC114399180 gene encoding uncharacterized protein LOC114399180 — MKVSKDYLNFQPCTLEGAEANKWRWFERCIGALDETHISVTVSPDERPIYRNRKGDVSTNVLAACGLDLRFIYVLPGWEGFAGDSRVLQDALRRQNKIEIPTGKYFLVDAGYTNGPGFLAPYRGTRYHLNEWIGNTPQSYKELFNLRHASARNAIERLNK; from the exons ATGAAAGTGAGCAAagactatttgaattttcaaccctGTACTTTAGAAGGTGCGGAAGCAAACAAGTGGAGATGGTTTGAG AGATGTATTGGAGCACTTGATGAGACTCATATTTCGGTTACAGTTTCTCCTGATGAGAGACCTATATATCGTAATAGAAAGGGTGATGTCTCTACAAATGTGTTAGCTGCTTGTGGTCTAGATTTAAGGTTTATTTATGTGTTACCTGGGTGGGAAGGGTTTGCAGGAGATTCTCGAGTATTACAAGATGCATTACGTCgtcaaaacaaaattgaaattccaaCTG GTAAGTATTTTCTTGTGGATGCGGGATATACCAATGGTCCGGGATTTTTAGCACCATATCGAGGAACTAGATATCATCTCAATGAGTGGATTGGAAACACCCCTCAAAGTTACAAGGAGTTATTTAATCTTCGTCATGCAAGTGCTCGAAATGCAATAGAAAG GTTGAATAAGTGA